In Stomoxys calcitrans chromosome 2, idStoCalc2.1, whole genome shotgun sequence, the following proteins share a genomic window:
- the LOC106080600 gene encoding general odorant-binding protein 99a-like precursor (The RefSeq protein has 2 substitutions, 2 frameshifts compared to this genomic sequence), with product MKVFLAVCLFIALSSAEYVVKTRENLLQFRNECVAELEVPENLVEQYKKWQYPEDPLTKCYLKCVFTKFGLFDAENGFNVKNIHQQLVGVNAEADHDDEIHGKELEVPCVDKNEQKSDACEWAYRGATCFIKNNLQLVQRSVTPSA from the exons ATGAAAGTATTCCTTGCTGTTTGTTTATTCATTGCCTTG TCTTCTGCCGAATATGTTGTAAAGACTCGTGAAAATCTCTTGCAATTCCGCAACGAATGTGTGGCCGAATTGGAAGTCCCCGAAAATCTCGTTGAACAATACAAGAAGTGGCAGTATCCCGAGGATCCTTTGACCAAATGCTATTTGAAATGtgtcttcaccaaatttggtcTTTTCGATGCTGAGAATGGTTTCAATGTCAAGAATATTCATCAACAATTGGTGGGTGTCAATGCCGAAGCCGATCACGATGATGAAATCCATGGA GATTGAG CCTGTGTCGACAAAAACGAACAGAAAAGCGATGCTTGTGAATGGGCCTATCGTGGTGCCACCTGCTTCATTAAGAACAACTTGCAATTGGTTCAACGCAGTGTTACTCCATCTGCTTAG
- the LOC106080595 gene encoding general odorant-binding protein 99a-like: MKVFIPICLLFALASAEYVVKTRENLLQFRNECVAELKVSDELVEQYKKWQYPNDDVTKCYLKCVFGKFELFDAENGFNVENIHHQLVGDNAKADHNDEIHAKIVSCVDKNEQGSDSCEWAYRGATCFFKNNLQLVQTSVTPQA; encoded by the exons ATGAAAGTATTCATTCCAATTTGTTTGCTATTCGCTTTG GCTTCTGCTGAATATGTTGTAAAGACTCGTGAAAATCTCTTACAATTCCGCAATGAATGTGTAGCCGAACTTAAGGTCTCCGACGAGCTTGTTGAGCAATACAAAAAATGGCAATACCCCAACGATGATGTCACCAAGTGCTACTTGAAATGTGTTTTCGGTAAATTTGAACTCTTCGATGCAGAGAATGGCTTCAATGTTGAGAACATTCATCACCAATTGGTGGGTGACAACGCCAAGGCCGATCACAATGACGAAATCCATGCCAAAATTGTGTCCTGCGTCGATAAAAACGAACAAGGTAGCGATTCATGCGAATGGGCTTATCGCGGTGCCACCTGTTTCTTCAAGAACAATTTGCAGTTGGTGCAAACCAGCGTCACCCCTCAAGCCTAG
- the LOC106080597 gene encoding general odorant-binding protein 99a-like precursor (The RefSeq protein has 1 substitution compared to this genomic sequence): protein MKVFIAICLLFVVHSYAYVVKSRDNLLQFRNECVAELQVPENLVEHYKKWEYPNDSVTQCYLKCVFNKFGLFDTTTGFNVEDIHQQLAGVHGEAEHDDAVHAKIESCIDKNEQGSNACEWAYRGAICFFKNNLQLVQQSVTPQA, encoded by the exons ATGAAAGTATTCATCGCCATTTGCCTATTGTTTGTGGTG CATTCCTATGCCTATGTGGTTAAAAGCCGAGATAATCTCCTACAGTTCCGCAATGAATGTGTGGCCGAGCTACAGGTCCCCGAAAATCTAGTTGAGCACTACAAAAAATGGGAATACCCCAATGATTCTGTGACTCAATGCTATTTGAAATGTGTCTTCAATAAATTTGGCTTGTTCGATACTACCACAGGTTTCAATGTAGAAGATATTCATCAACAGTTGGCAGGAGTCCATGGGGAGGCGGAACACGACGATGCTCTTCATGCCAAGATAGAGTCCTGCATTGATAAGAACGAACAGGGAAGCAATGCCTGTGAATGGGCCTATCGTGGAGCCATCTGTTTCTTCAAGAACAATTTGCAGCTTGTGCAACAAAGTGTTACACCACAGGCATAG
- the LOC106080567 gene encoding pickpocket protein 19 — MALSDNKAITSSTGDGGILVEKPLREVKNHNECSEENALPSKLDECSAGPGCPRCSNKGVSYYLAAKNSHKAKCIRAFIILLATVCAAYVCILSSRRYFYTWVQTVIERTDVHVSEIPFPAVTICPVKGLNLLRLEQEATSFLKLSTPQQRTDKDLQGLHMLLNTLNELMWPDMEQDMETMKMATTTPYQMSNKSLNVEQFLNDLASGTKTQEMQDKVDILNMLTDLNRFLYFLSFECEDIFVECTWKRAKISCCSVFRKLHTYRGLCYSFNSILVENPISTWPWVVSESGLQTGLRVIIKRGSFGQYYERVAAMVHDPKEIGSSDVNYMDSERIIITVNPLRFTADYDIHSVKPELRHCYFTSEQKNLGKSRNNCLRNCRMGFIERHCNCTYFFPVATKNATIETAVLPICKGSNLRCLYKYRDIILSTGNIIPETPSDYGEPRSFDCKCYPNCNYIQYRTTVNTDHMSRSSQGTDYIDLQVQYQHDTLFSYRSTLCFTLLDLIVSYGGIAGLFLGLSLVGIIEVLHDFIVSWKLRVQTKAAASNNKEKMNATKDN; from the exons ATGGCATTGTCCGACAACAAAGCAATTACCAGCTCCACAGGCGATGGTGGGATTCTGGTGGAGAAGCCATTGCGCGAAGTGAAAAATCACAACGAGTGCTCGGAAGAAAACGCATTACCCTCTAAGTTGGATGAGTGCAGTGCAGGACCAGGATGTCCGCGGTGCTCTAACAAAGGAGTGAGTTATTATTTGGCTGCAAAAAATTCACACAAGGCTAA GTGTATTCGAGCATTCATTATCCTTTTGGCCACAGTCTGTGCTGCGTATGTCTGCATCTTGTCTTCGCGTCGCTATTTTTACACTTGGGTACAAACCGTTATCGAACGTACCGATGTACACGTTTCGGAAATACCCTTTCCGGCCGTTACCATTTGTCCTGTGAAAGGACTTAATCTGTTACGCCTGGAACAGGAGGCAACATCGTTTCTTAAACTGTCAACGCCACAACAAAGAACGGACAAGGATTTACAAGGACTACACATGTTGCTGAATACTCTGAACGAGCTGATGTGGCCCGATATGGAGCAGGACATGGAAACGATGaaaatggcaacaacaacacctTATCAAATGTCCAATAAAAGTTTAAATGTTGAACAATTTTTGAATGACTTGGCCTCTGGCACGAAAACACAAGAAATGCAAGATAAAGTGGATATTTTAAATATGCTCACGGATTTGAATCGATTCCTGTACTTCTTATCCTTTGAGTGTGAGGACATATTTGTTGAGTGTACCTGGAAGAGGGCAAAGATTTCATGTTGTAGCGTGTTTCGCAAATTGCACACATACAGGGGATTGTGTTATTCCTTTAATTCAATACTGGTGGAG aatCCCATTTCCACTTGGCCTTGGGTGGTATCCGAATCAGGACTACAGACGGGCTTAAGAGTCATTATTAAACGTGGCTCCTTTGGCCAATATTATGAAAGAGTGGCG gcTATGGTTCATGACCCCAAAGAGATTGGCTCCTCCGATGTTAATTACATGGACAGTGAACGCATTATTATTACTGTGAATCCCTTACGTTTTACCGCTGATTATGACATTCATTCTGTGAAGCCTGAACTGAGGCATTGTTATTTtacg agTGAACAGAAAAACTTGGGCAAAAGTCGCAACAATTGTCTCAGAAACTGTCGCATGggatttattgagaggcatTGCAACTGCACCTATTTCTTCCCTGTAGCTACCAAAAATGCAACCATAGAAACTGCGGTACTGCCCATTTGCAAAGGTTCCAATCTGAGATGTCTTTATAAATATAGAG ATATCATATTATCAACGGGTAACATAATTCCAGAAACTCCCTCGGACTATGGTGAACCCAGATCATTCGATTGTAAATGCTATCCCAATTGCAACTATATACAATATAGGACCACTGTCAATACAGATCATATGAGCAGATCGTCACAGGGTACAGATTACATAGACCTTCAAGTTCAATATCAGCATGACACATTGTTCTCTTATCGTTCAACTCTTTGTTTTACACTTTTGGATTTAATCG TATCATATGGTGGCATAGCCGGTTTATTTTTGGGTCTCTCCCTAGTGGGTATCATTGAAGTGTTGCACGATTTTATCGTTAGTTGGAAATTACGAGTCCAGACAAAGGCTGCAGCGTCcaacaataaagaaaaaatgaatGCCACAAAAGACAATTAA